Within the Phaseolus vulgaris cultivar G19833 chromosome 9, P. vulgaris v2.0, whole genome shotgun sequence genome, the region GTTTCTAATGCAGTAGGTGATGGTGAGACTTTTGATGGCGTGGCACCTGATATTTGTGAGGAACAAGCTCCGAAGAGGCGGCGGCTTATGCCTCTTGAATGCAATGGTGAGGGCACTGTGACAAAATCCGATTTGTAGATAACAAGATATAGATAAATATGGCTGGCTTCCTTAcatttatttttgaattgtttCTAGGTTTTACTTCACCTATGTAAATAGTGTCGTTGCTGGGTGGTTGTAGTAGTTATAGTCAATTCTGCGGCCTAAATTGGGAATTACCTGCGGACTTTAGATACAATTCAACCTGGCAATAgcaggattttttttattcatgacAATCTTTTAAGTTCCCTTCTCCTTACATCCTAACCTTCATACATAATTTTGCTATTGTTTCTTTTCATTGTTTGTGAAACTAGGGTTAACATGTTCTCTTAGAAATAGTCAAGTGGAAACCAATAAAAAGCTAATTAGCAATGATCAATGGCATGTAACTTGAAAATAACAAGTATGGGGTCAAAATTAGTGCGTGGAACATGTTAAACCTTATTTATATTTCAACAACTGATCATACTAAAATAACAATACTGGAAAAAATGTAATATGATAATAAACTTACTAtaaacattaaatttaaatttactaaaatgagataataaaatattagacCCACAGGTGCAGCCGTTATGTGATTTTGTTAGAAAATCTTAAAATTGATAtgattattgtaaaaaaatgtattctaaTCAGaactttaaattttagaatGAATAGatgtctattaaaaaaattaaataagtaatGTTAAAGCCATGTTCAGTAAATCATATctatctaataaaaaaaaacctgaCTCAATTTATTCTCGTATTTTTTAAATGTACCAGTTTTGAATGTTACTCCGTGAAAGAGGTAACTTAAattcttcaataaataaaaatcatgaactcaaaaatagaagaaaaaaaaacaagctTGGTTTCATAAAATTTGCTGTAATACAAGAAAGTATTTAATTATGCTTTAAAGAAATTATGCTTCGACTTTATTGATGGAAACACATAAAAGaacaaaattttaatcaatttcaaaaatcatgaaacaaaaataagtataaaacaaattaattattgacaaacaagtttttaatttttaatattatagtgCAATTTTTTAACCGTTATTGTATTTTCAAATAAAGTTGATTGTGTTTATAAATACAGTAAAAAAATGTatacacaaaaaaattattaaaaaaatcaacattGTTAATTACTATAAACTATATActatagataaaataattattaaaataaaatattaatgatttttatattaaagtcataaaaaatagataaaaaaattgaatgaatttatttattaacttttatattagtataaaatacttatatttttttaccaagatagttattatttattaagataTTTCTTTAAAGTTAATAAAATTGATTATGTTTATAAAGAtagaattaataaaaaaatgtgtaaaaagaCCAGTGAAAAAAAGTAGTTAAATTAAACTGACTATTAAGCCCAAACTTAAACCAAACtaaggcttcttcttcctgcatctCTGCGCTTTTCTTCCTACATCTccacaattttctaaattttgaaactggttttaaccttttatttgaaaaaagtcACCGTGGTTACCGGAAATAGGAATCTGGGAGTAtgttacggattcatcaatcccgAACTGAATTATTTTGAGGGTGTTCCATAAgcaaattttgcataaattattgattatcGAATTATTGAATCCAAAAGCCTAAGTCTGTTACGAATTGGTGGAtccaatatgttttttttttaattatggatttctgaatctaGAATGGATATTTCTGTTACGCATTGGTGGATccagaatgttttttttttaatgatgaattttttattgtgaaatgcatattttgaattatggattggtggatccaaaaTTTGACTGAAAGTgtcaatccaaaaattttcCTTATTCCATAATtcagaatgcaaaaaaataaatacaggtgcattttagggtttttaaaaattttagggtttttaaaaaataataaggaaAGTTTGATCTTTTCATAATATTgtgggtgcaagaagaaaattgtaggggtgcaggaagaaactgccaccAAACTAACATAAGCGAATGTATTTATACTGAATATGCAGTGGCTCTCGGGAGTTGATGTGCATTGTTTAGGCTTATCACAAGTTCTATCATATGCAGTGTGAGTTGGCGAAGTGAGGAACAGTGGGGAGATGCAGAATTGGAAGAAACTACAAAATCAATGCGTTCATTGGTCCCCAAAGGAAGAATCAACAGAAGGAGCATGACATGTCGATGCCTTACCAATTCACTCACTCAAACCCATAACCCCTTCGCTTCTTCTCTCCACAATAACCGCAACCCTCTCTTTCAGTTTTTCTCTGTAAGAAAACCAATTCCCTCTTCTTCTCTCATAAACTCTCTCAATGTTTTTCTCTGAAATCTTCGCGTTTCTATTTCGTCTTTTCTTCCAGGGTATTCTCCGACCCTCTTTTCGCCCGTTTTCCACCAACTTTAGGGGCGCGCCTACACCtgctgcttcttcttcttctgcatTAATGGCCAATCTCCATGCTGATTCCGTCACTTACCTCACGCAGCGAGAAGCCGCAGAGATCGACGAGACGCTCATGGGTCCTCTCGGCTTCAGCGTCGACCAGCTCATggtctttctttctttctccttttttttttccgtTTCATTTTCGTGTGTTAATGTGTCGGTTAAATTAGTTAACGCCTTTTTGTTCTTAAATTTTAGGAATTGGCTGGTTTGAGCGTTGCTGCTTCAATTTCTGAGGTAGTTGTTTTTGCGTGTAATCATCTCAATTTTGCAAAGATAATTATAGTaattgaaaattttgattccTGCTCTGCATTGGAGTCTTCTAATTGGTGTTTTGTTGCATTAGGTGACTGGAATGTGTTATGAAAGAGGAAATATCCTATGACTAATTGGTTCTCTTTCTCTCTGATATTTTTTTGCTGTTAATGGTGGTGCGTTTGTGCTtgaattacttttttttcacaGGTTTACAAACCCAGTGAGCATAGTCGTGTTCTTACTATATGTGGCCCTGGTAACAATGGTGGTGACGGTCTGGTAGCTGCTCGCCACCTGCATCACTTTGGTTATAAGCCATTTGTGTGCTACCCAAAGCGTACCCCCAAGCCTCTCTATGCTGGATTAGTTACTCAGGTTGGATGGAACTCATTTTGACGAAGTTTGGAACTGCCACTCCTCTTTTTGTTATTGTGTTTTTTGTGTCTTCTTGCCATCTATTTCTTTGGGTTTAACGAGTTACTTCAAGTCTCAtgagttgttgttgttgctgtAGCTTGAAGCACTGTCGATCCCATTCTTGTCAGTGGAAGAACTACCGTCAGATCTTTCAAATGACTTTGACATTCTTGTAGATGCGATGTTTGGATTCTCATTTCATGGtaggtatttttctttttaagatgCATTTGAACATCTAGAGCATCTACGTAATTCTCACCCGTGTTTTGCAAACCAGGAACCGAACAACATACTGTTACCACTGTTTTTCTGCCTCTAATCATtaattgtctttttttttcatgtatgcCTCCTTGTTATTTTGATGCTTACTGTTAGGATGCTCGTGGGACCCCTGTTAGGATCAATATCATTGCTACAATCATAATCTGCAGCACCACTcagttaaattaaataattcttTCTTTGTTGTCAAAGTCTTTCACATCCCATCACATTGGCTCTGAATTCTGAACTACTGTATGGATCAAGCAACAAATAAttccattttaattttatattgttataCTTTGTTATTTTCTGTTTCTTCAGGTTCTCCCAGGCCTCCTTTTGATGATTTGATCCAGAGACTTGTCTCTTTGCATGATAATAATCAAATTGGCCAAAAAAGATCAGTTATAGTGTCTGTAGATATTCCCTCTGGGTGGCATGTTGAAGAGGGAGATGTTGATGGTGCAGGCATTAAGCCTGATATGTTGGTATGTATCTGGGATATAATATCCTTGGATGTTTATTTCAACACAATTTGTGTTTCTATTGAGATACCAtttttccattgtgtttaatttttttgtaggtTTCTTTGACAGCCCCAAAATTAGGTGCAAAGAAGTTCGGTGGTCCTCACCACTTTCTAGGAGGTAGATTTGTTCCACCTGCTATTGCAGAAAAATACAAGCTTGTACTTCCACCTTATCCTGGAACATCCATGTGTGTTCGAATTGGAAAGCCTCCACAAATTGATATCTCTGCTCTAAGAGAGAATTATATCTCACCAGAATTTCTTGAAGAGCAGGTGGAGGCCAACCCTATTAATCAGGTAATTTTCATGTGAAACAATACTGTGTTGCAGAATTGTCCTTCTTTTACCCTCTGTGTTTGTTAAGGAATTTAGTACTTTGCCATGATCTATTTCAGTTTCCAAATCTGAGATTTTAATGACTACAAATGATTTCCTatttacaatattatttttgttatcttCAGTTTCGCAAATGGTTTGATGATGCAATGGCTGCTGGTTTGAAGGAACCAAATGCCATGGCCTTGTCAACTGTGGGGGAGGATGGAAAACCGTAAGatctgcttttttttttatgttaaaatggTGTTTTCCTGAATATCAGTGGGTCTCGTAAAATGAATTACTATTCCATACTTATGAATAATATGTGTAATACTGAACTAAAAGTTGCAAATTACTCTTCTTGATCTGCCTACAGCTCATCACGAATGGTATTGCTAAAAGGCTTGGATAAGGATGGATTTGTGTGGTCAGTAATGATCTGTTAATTTTATCTTAGACCTGTTGTATTTTGGCAAATGCTTATTTGAGTTCAGCTAATGCAATTGATTTGCACAGGTACACAAACTATGAAAGTCGAAAGGCACGTGAATTATCTGAAAATCCTCAAGCATCGCTGCTTTTTTACTGGGATGGTTTAAACCGGCAGGTGAGTAGTATTGTTCTGGCTAGTTACATCTTCAGATTGACTTATTCTTCATGGAAATGATGAAGTTTATTTTCCATGCCAAACAATAtcacgccttctttcttggaaACATGGTGCAGCATGCCATAATGTACTTTTATTTGAGGGAAAAGGAGGATAGGTATAATAATTCATAGTTACAATATAACACCAAGAGACCATTTAGGATTTGGATGACTAAAATCTCAGGTGGTATAGCATAGGGGATTAGAATATCTACTATCAATATGGCTTATACTTTTGGAGGCTTGAGTTGATGCGTTTCGGTAAGATTCAACTGGGATTCATAAGGGCTTGATCTGTTTGGCGATTCTTCTACGtggttttaattttcttaagccTGTGTAgacaaaatttgattttccaTGTTAAAGTCAAAAACAGACAGCTAGAAATTTTAGTCATGATAAAACATGAACGATGTGAAGTCTGTGTCCTTTATCATTGTTGTGTTCACTCTTTTATCTAGCAAAATAATAATCCATATTGATCTTAATCCAGTCTGTTTATTTATCTATATTAGTTGCATTAAGTTTGATATTAATACCACCAAAACTTCCTGCAGTTGCTTACCTGGATTCTCCGTTAAATACTTTTTTTGAAtcattttgtttctttaaatGATCTTATCTTAGAAAACCTGCACAAGAAGTGATAGAAGATGAACATCAGTGATATTTCTGCTatacaaatttaatttgttgttgttgttgttgttgttgttattattttgCATTTTCTGACTTGATTTACAT harbors:
- the LOC137820716 gene encoding pyridoxine/pyridoxamine 5'-phosphate oxidase 1, chloroplastic: MRSLVPKGRINRRSMTCRCLTNSLTQTHNPFASSLHNNRNPLFQFFSGILRPSFRPFSTNFRGAPTPAASSSSALMANLHADSVTYLTQREAAEIDETLMGPLGFSVDQLMELAGLSVAASISEVYKPSEHSRVLTICGPGNNGGDGLVAARHLHHFGYKPFVCYPKRTPKPLYAGLVTQLEALSIPFLSVEELPSDLSNDFDILVDAMFGFSFHGSPRPPFDDLIQRLVSLHDNNQIGQKRSVIVSVDIPSGWHVEEGDVDGAGIKPDMLVSLTAPKLGAKKFGGPHHFLGGRFVPPAIAEKYKLVLPPYPGTSMCVRIGKPPQIDISALRENYISPEFLEEQVEANPINQFRKWFDDAMAAGLKEPNAMALSTVGEDGKPSSRMVLLKGLDKDGFVWYTNYESRKARELSENPQASLLFYWDGLNRQVRVEGPVQKVSDEESEQYFHSRPRGSQIGAIVSKQSTVVPGRHVLYQEYKELEQKYADGSLIPKPNWGGYRLTPQLFEFWQGQKSRLHDRLQYTPHEINGQRLWKVERLAP